The Sorangiineae bacterium MSr11367 genome window below encodes:
- a CDS encoding helix-turn-helix transcriptional regulator has protein sequence MKRRSLQDNDCPIARSLDTIGDWWSLLIVRDALIGKRRFSDFQKSLGLAKNILAARLRKLVADGVLELAPASDGSAYQEYVLTDKGRDLMIVLVALRQWGEHHLFPPGECDNILVDIDRGEKVAPLRVLAKDGRALTPSDVRVSTRSDASRGRRTRS, from the coding sequence ATGAAGCGCCGTAGCCTGCAGGACAACGACTGCCCCATCGCCCGATCGCTGGACACGATTGGCGACTGGTGGTCCCTGCTCATCGTGCGCGACGCGTTGATCGGCAAACGCCGCTTCAGTGATTTTCAAAAGAGCCTAGGCCTCGCGAAGAACATCCTCGCCGCGCGACTGCGCAAGCTCGTGGCCGACGGGGTCTTGGAGCTCGCGCCCGCGTCGGATGGAAGCGCCTACCAGGAATACGTGCTCACCGACAAAGGGCGCGATTTGATGATCGTCCTCGTGGCCTTGCGCCAGTGGGGCGAGCATCACCTGTTCCCCCCGGGCGAGTGCGACAACATCCTGGTCGACATCGACCGCGGCGAAAAGGTCGCGCCACTTCGCGTCCTCGCGAAAGACGGCCGTGCGCTCACCCCATCCGATGTCCGGGTCTCCACCCGCAGTGACGCATCCCGCGGCCGCCGCACCCGCTCCTGA
- a CDS encoding glucose 1-dehydrogenase, producing MSTQRKLEGKTALITGGNSGIGLATARLFIQEGAKVAITGRDQASLDAAVKELGPNAVAFRADVADPAAREQLVASLRDRFGQLDIVFANAGISGNTPVGSTDQKLFESVLAINVTAVFFTVQSALPLLRDGASIILNGSVIASLGSPGYAAYAASKGAVVSMARSMAAELSPRNIRVNVVVPGPIRTPIWARGRGEEGARALEPFLASMVPLGRMGEAEELAKAVLFLASSDSSFVQGTELFVDGGAVGVPAGWPRNLVK from the coding sequence ATGTCGACTCAGCGAAAGCTCGAAGGAAAGACGGCGCTCATCACGGGCGGAAACAGCGGAATCGGGCTGGCCACGGCACGCCTGTTCATTCAAGAGGGCGCCAAGGTGGCCATCACCGGGCGCGACCAAGCATCGCTCGACGCGGCCGTCAAGGAACTCGGGCCCAATGCGGTCGCGTTCAGGGCCGACGTCGCCGATCCGGCCGCCCGCGAGCAGCTGGTGGCCAGCCTGCGCGATCGATTCGGACAGCTCGACATCGTCTTCGCCAACGCCGGCATCAGCGGCAACACCCCGGTGGGTTCGACGGATCAGAAGCTGTTCGAGTCCGTCCTCGCGATCAACGTGACCGCGGTCTTTTTCACCGTTCAATCGGCATTGCCGCTTTTGCGCGACGGCGCGTCCATCATCCTCAATGGTTCGGTCATCGCGTCGCTGGGCAGCCCAGGGTATGCAGCCTATGCCGCCAGCAAAGGAGCCGTGGTTTCGATGGCGCGATCCATGGCCGCCGAATTGAGCCCGCGCAACATCCGCGTGAACGTGGTGGTCCCGGGCCCGATCCGCACACCCATTTGGGCGCGGGGACGCGGGGAAGAGGGAGCGCGCGCTCTCGAGCCGTTCCTCGCGAGCATGGTGCCCCTCGGGCGCATGGGAGAGGCGGAGGAACTCGCAAAAGCCGTGCTCTTTCTCGCCTCCTCGGACTCCTCGTTCGTCCAAGGCACGGAGCTCTTCGTCGACGGCGGTGCGGTGGGCGTCCCCGCCGGCTGGCCCCGCAATCTGGTGAAGTAG